A portion of the Citrobacter rodentium NBRC 105723 = DSM 16636 genome contains these proteins:
- a CDS encoding IS110-like element ISCro4 family transposase encodes MEQELHFIGIDVSKAKLDVDVLRPDGRHRSKKFANTPKGHDELLRWLSGHRVAPAHICMEATSTYMEDVAAHLSDAGYTVSVINPALGKAFAQSEGLRSKTDAVDARMLAEFCRQKRPPAWEAPHPVERALRALVLRHQSLTDMHTQELNRLETAREVQRPSIDAHLLWLHAELKRIEKQIKDLTDDDPDMKHRRKLLESIPGIGEKTSAVLLAYTGLKERFTHARQFAAFAGLTPRRYESGSSVNRASRMSKAGHASLRRALYMPAMVAVSKTEWGRAFRDRLAGNGKKGKVIIGAMMRKLAQVAYGVLKSGVPFDASRHNPVAA; translated from the coding sequence ATGGAACAGGAACTTCATTTTATCGGTATCGATGTCTCTAAAGCTAAGCTGGATGTCGATGTGTTGCGGCCTGATGGCCGTCACCGCAGCAAAAAATTTGCCAACACCCCGAAGGGCCACGACGAACTTCTCCGCTGGCTCAGCGGTCATCGCGTGGCACCGGCACATATCTGCATGGAAGCCACCAGTACGTATATGGAAGACGTTGCCGCTCATCTCAGTGATGCCGGTTACACCGTCTCCGTCATCAACCCCGCCCTGGGTAAAGCCTTTGCACAGAGTGAAGGTCTGCGCAGCAAAACCGATGCAGTGGATGCCCGTATGCTGGCAGAGTTCTGTCGTCAGAAGCGCCCTCCGGCGTGGGAAGCCCCGCATCCGGTTGAACGGGCCCTGCGGGCTCTGGTGCTGCGCCATCAGTCGCTGACGGACATGCACACGCAGGAGCTGAACCGCCTGGAGACAGCGCGTGAGGTGCAGCGTCCGAGTATAGACGCCCATCTGCTGTGGCTTCATGCCGAACTTAAGCGCATCGAAAAGCAGATAAAGGACCTGACGGATGATGACCCGGATATGAAGCACCGCAGGAAGCTGCTGGAAAGTATCCCGGGCATCGGGGAGAAAACGTCCGCGGTATTACTGGCTTATACCGGTCTGAAGGAGCGCTTCACCCATGCCAGGCAGTTCGCCGCTTTTGCGGGTCTGACGCCGCGGCGGTATGAATCAGGCAGCAGTGTGAACAGGGCCAGCCGGATGAGTAAAGCCGGACATGCGTCGCTTCGCAGGGCGCTGTATATGCCTGCGATGGTGGCGGTAAGTAAAACGGAATGGGGAAGAGCGTTCCGTGACCGTCTGGCAGGGAACGGTAAAAAAGGGAAAGTGATAATCGGTGCGATGATGCGCAAGCTGGCGCAGGTGGCGTACGGTGTTCTGAAGTCAGGCGTGCCGTTCGATGCGTCCCGGCATAATCCGGTAGCAGCGTAA